The genomic stretch CGCAGGTTTTCCCTGACTTTAATAAATTCGGGGGCATGATCCTCTTCCTTTTCTGGTGGTTTTTCCAgctgaaggagagagaaacagagatgtGAAGTGGGTGGGCTAGGGGAATTCCTATTCTCAAAAGCCACTGGGTTTGGACCAAGGGCCCTCTCTGGGGAAACAGAACCGGGATCCGTTTTGCCCACAGCCTGGTTGCTGGGGGGAACAGAGCATGAGACTGTTTTCTCCCCGTGAAGCCTGGTTCAGATTGCTAACCTCGTTTCTAAAATGGAAACTCCACCGAGCTCACGGGGCAGTTGAGAGAAGGCAATCAGAATCAGCATGCAAATAGATTGGgcccatgaggaaactgaggttcagagagaggaAGCCactggcccaaagtcacacagcaaagggAGTAGCAGAGTGAGGACTCAGGCCAGGGGTGGACTCCTGGCGCTGTCCCCATTTTGCTCAACCTCGTGGCCAGCTGTGGCCGCATGCAGAGCTCCTCCCTGGGCCAGGAGACAGTCTTGGAGGAGGCGTGGGCCGGGTCTGGGGGCCCCCACCCACCTGGCTCAGCCTCTGCTGCCGTTTCAGGAGCTCCTGCTCAAAGGGGCACTGCAAGCGCTTGGCCTCCagttcctccttcttcttcttgatGAGCTGGTTCCGCCGGCGGTGCTCCAGGACacgctgcagctccggcttgctGTCCACGCCCAGGCCCCTGGGGTGGCGGGAGGAGGTGTTTGTTAGGAGACCGCCAACTTCTCCCCACCCAGGGCTACACCCTGCACAGACATCAACCTATACCATTACATCGTGCAATCCTCCTGCTAGCCCGGGGAGGTGAAACCATTACTGTCCCATTATACAGGGAAGGGAAGCGAGGCTCCTAGGATTTAAGACACCGGTCCAAGTCACAGCTATGAAGGGACTGAACGAGGATTTGCACCTACGCCTAAGTCCAGAGGCCAGGTTTTATGATATTACTGGTTATTTCCTCAGGATAAGTTTCTAGAAGTAGAGCTGCTGGCTCAGGCGCTTTTAGAAGATTTTGGATACATATTCCCGTCTTGTTCCTTACAAAAGATTATCCACTTTATACTTCCGTCAACAGTATACAAGAgcatctgtttctctctcttgtcACTACCCGATCTTTTTGTATTTGAGAATCTGGTAGGCAAAAAAATATctggttttcctttgtttctttgatCGCTAGTCACATGGACCAGCCTTGGAGATGTTTGCCAGCTACTTGCATGTCTTCTTTTGCGACCTAACCATACctatcttttgttcatttttttccttatgaattTATAAGAGATGcgtatatatttttatcatttatattgcaaatattttccctgatTTGTCTTTAGGCTTTTGTTTAATTGTGGTGATTTTAAACGGGATGACTCTAAAAGGCAACCTGAGAAAATACTCATAATACACAGTCAGCCTGTTGTTTCCGCGGATCAAATCGGTGGTTGGCTGAATCTGGGGATACCGAGGGCTGgctgtactatgccattttaaaTACATAAGGGACTGgagcatctgtggatttgggGTTCTGTGGAGGGTTCTGGGACCAACCCCCTGTGGATACAGAGAGACTACTGTGACTAAGAGGAGGGGTGGGCACAACACGGAGGAGGCAAAGTGAGATCTGGGGAAGGGATGTTGCACACAACtgaaaacaagaatgaaaatcACAGCCAGCGCCAATACCAAAAACGGCCAGTAGAGGGAGCTTCACAGGCACCGCGGCCTTCATCCTGGTGCTCTGGCCTTGGACAGGCGGAAAGCTCAGCCTCCGGATCTCCCCTTCCCCACAATCCCTCTCAATAATCCAGTCCCAGCCCTGATGCCCCAAGCCTGCCTTGCTCATTGCATGCTCCTGGCCTCCCTGCTCCACTCATACCCCCTCCACGACTGTGACACCCCTGCTTGAGACCCTTCACAGGTCCACATGTCTCTTCTGGCCTACCTTACAACCTTTGCAGCAGCCACTCTGAGCTACTCCTGTCTCCTGTCCATTCGCACATGCTTATCCATCTGCTGGGAACATACGTGCTTCTACCGGCCAATGTCCCCCTCCTAAGCTGGCTGACTTGTGCCCACCCTTTGGGCCACCCTTTGGGCCTTGACCTCATGGAGGAAGTGATGCTATCTTGGAACCCTGCCTGGCGGCTCCTCTGGGGTCGCAGGCCCATTTATGCCCCCATCCAAGCACCCATCCATctcctctgtgagggcaggaactGGGTCCCATTCCTTCTTGTAGCCCCAAGTCTGGGCACAGTGCCTCGCACATGGTAAATGCACCTGGAGGGCGGCTACAGGTAGGTAGCTGGGTGGGAGAACAGGGCTTTTGGACCTTCACAGTGTCTGCTGGTGACCATGTGGGGCACCCTTTGACCTCCTCAGCCTCTAGGAGCCCCAGGATGACTACCAGGCCTGCCTTTCATGAGGGGCACCTCCCCGCGCCTCAGCAGGCCTGAGGCGGTGCTCCACTCCCACCTTCTGTGGTTCATGAGCAGCTCTCGGTGCAGCTCCTGGTGGCTCCGGGAGGCCTTCACGGGGTTCAGCAGCTTCTTGGGCTTGATGAGCTCTGGGTTCCACTCTCTGTATTCTGGCCTGGCCATCAGGCCTCCGATGTCCGCCCGCTCCCTCTGGATCTCCGAGTACATGGAGGCTGTAGAAGTGACAGGGGAGTTGGTCAGAGCTGGGCCCACAGTCTCACCCATTCTCGTGGGCACAGCTGAAGGGCAAGCGTTTTGGTGTTAGATGGATCTCAGCTTACTGTGCGGCACTGGGCAAGCTACTTGCCTTTccgagccttggtttcctcatttgtgagaTAGAAATAATTGAGCCTGTGCACAGGGTTGTAAGGACTGGAGATGATGGCTGTAAAGTGGGGTATAGAAAAGTGCTACTTGACCCCTAAAAGTGGGGTCACAAAGTGTATGAGTTAACGCGTGCAAATGTTTCCCTCCTATAAAAGGAATTCTGTTTCTCATTGAGCTtgtatcagaaaaagaaaagatgtttaaaaagagcAATATGTACTTGTTAGGGATAATTTGGATAAATGCAGTGATCAAAAGAAAATATCACCCCTTATTGTCCAACTTCCCTATCCGTAGTTCCAAATTTCCTCGTGGACATGTCCAGCTTTTCACTTTCTCCAGACCAAAGAGGAGGGTATGAAATCCCAGGACTGCCATGTCTAATTACAAAGGGATGGTTGTCATCTTTAATGCAGATGTCTGACTTCTTGATGGCCTCATTTCCTCCAGAGTAGCTTGAAATTTGTCAATGCACTCGAAATTCAGGCAGAGGGCCCACTACTCTCCAAGTTGGCTCCGTATCCTTGAAATGCTCCGAAGCACGTACAAGGGTGAGGGTGagagtgggagtgggggtggggatttTTAAGAAGAAGTCTCAAGAGGGTGACGCAGCCTGGCCATTAGCTGCATGGAGTATTTAGAGTGAAAATTTAGGCATTGGCTCCGCTCCCTTCATGAGTCCCGCTTTTCTGAGGTTCCTCTACTATACGCGAGGCATTGGCCGTGTCTGGTCTGTTATAtcgtaggcactcaataaatatttgttggcaaTTGATAATAAAAGCTTTGAggttgtacagatgagaaaactgatgctcaGGGAGGTTGGTCTTGGGGAACCAGTGCTTTAAGGCATATGGTTTCCATGATGCAACTGAGGGGCTGTGTCCCCACTGCATACGTCAGGCTCTAGTCCCCCTCTTAAAAACCACCAACCACCCTGTTGCCTGTGGACAGACCCTCACTTCTTCCCTCCCACTGGGAAGAGGATGAAAGCCATTTCTGCTTGATGAACAGGAGTCCTCCAAGTAAACTAGACAGGGATGGTGGTCTGTGCAAGAACCTGGAAGTGGGTAATAGGTCAGTGGGGTTGGAAAACGGAGGAGGGGGTTTGATGGGGTACAGATTGCAAGGTGACATGTTAGGGAATGTGGGCATCAAAGGGGAGATGATGCTTTGCAAATGGTAGCACTCCAGACACATGTTTGGCATTTCTATTATTACCTACTGCCGGGTGCTGTGAGGAGGATTGAGACCCCATGTGTAAAGATGCTGTGTAAACTGAGAAAAGTGTTAATCTTGCTACGTCcaaaatatcttataataattaAGTGTCAGAGCCTAGAGACATGGTTgctaattttctttcttgaattCCCATTCTCAAAACTACTTCTAAAATGAGAATTCtaattaattttctcttcttttttcataaGGCTATTTGTTTTTCAGGTTATATCCTTCTTAATTTTTTGGTCCTTAAAAAATCATTGTGGTAGGGTTTAGTAGTTAGTTAAAAATGGGCGCTTGACAAAACAAACAGTTGGCTATATCAACTCCCTCCTCCTTTAAAAATGTGGATATTTTCTTAGCCTGAGAGTAAGTTGTCTGGGAGCCAGTGCGTTAGAATATCTTGATTCAGATTGGAGTTTGGGGAATTCTTCCCCCTTCCACTGCCTTTTCCCATTACTAAGTCTCACCAATCCTTTATCTGAGTAATTCTTAGCTACACTCTTTTCTTCCTATGTGCTCAGCTCTCATCTTACCCAGGCCATTATCACACCACACTAACTGCTTCAGCTCTGTGGCTAGTCATCCTGCCCTTAATTCCTATGTGCCCCAAACCTTCCAAAGCTTCATAATTTTCATCAGTCACACCATCTTTAAAACAACTAACTGTATGTTGCCAAAGCAATGaggcaggaaacagaaataaattatataactttAGGAAAGGAGAGGGCAGAATTAATATTTGCATAAGATATCACTATATGTACCCAGAATTCCCAAATGGATTAACAGAAAAGCTTTTGGAACTAATGAGAAAATTCAAGTGTGGCCAGATACAAAACAGGTCCACAAAACCAAGAGCTCCTGCATAACAGGAATGGCCATTGAGAAAGTACACAATCATACAATTATTCATTCATCCTACCATATGTTAGAGTTTCTATAATCTGCCAGGTATGGTGGTAGACAGAGATGAACTAAACAGGCACGGCTCCCACTCCCACAGAGCTGACATTCTGCTAGGGAGGCAGACAGCAAACATGTACacaaaccaacaaaaataaatgattgcAAATCGCGAGGAGCCTGCTCAGggaattgggggggggggcgtggcGGGCGGCGCTAGGATAGAGACTAACAGGAGGACCCCCCTTCAGCCAGGTGCAGCAAGAGGGCCTTTCTGGGAGGTGACCTTTAAGATCTGACGGTTGAGAAGGAAGAGGGAGCCTGTgtggggcagagggaacagcatgtgtgaCTCATGTACCTTGAACAAGCTTAGTCTGTTCAGGAAACAAAAAGGCATAGTGTGTCTGCAGTGGCGTGAGGGAGCGACAGGGGGAGAGCATGGCGTGAGGGTGGACGGGTGGTTTCAAGTTGGGGAAAGATCGCCTCTGATTTGATTTTAAGAAGGTCATTCTCACTGCTGCGTGGGGGAAAAACTGTGAGCAGGTTTTGGGAATTTTTGATATGACTTTGGTTTCTTTTACTTCCAATGGGCAGCCTCTGTGTTTCCCATTAAATTCCAGAGGAAAAACATCTGATTGGCCAGACTGAGGACCTTCACTTCAAAGATCATCAGCAAACCAATGAGTTGGCCGCCCCGGGGCCAGTCCTCAGCCCAGCAGGGACCACACAGGATTGTGCTTACAAGGGGGTCCTgcgttttcattttgcactgggccctgcaaattatgtagccagtcctgCACCCCAGGTCCAATCAATGACCAGCTCTGGTTCAAGGATCTGCTCTaggcatatttaaaaaaaaaaaaatcagtggtgaGGTGTGGCAGATGATGTTTTGCTGAGACCAGCAGGAATCCTGAAGGATGTGGCTGGTTCTTCAGCTCAGAGCTGCAAGTTGGGAAAACTGCTGCCATTGCCAGTTAGTGTTCTAAACTCCAGCAAACACGTGTAAGATCCgtggacgtgtgtgtgtgtcctccagGGTTTAGACAGCTGCTGAGCCAACCTTCTTgcctttaatttaattaaaagagGCCTCCATGTAGAAGAGCCTCACATAGGTGTTGGAATAAAAGAGGCTGCTCAACAAAGTACAGGAGCTGGGCCAGGAAAATCGGGCTCTCTTGGGGGCCAGCTGGGCCACCTGAGCAGAGGAGGGGTCCATTCTCAGGGCTGCTCTGGCCAGGTCTCTCAGGATGCTGGGGTGTCCTCAGAGATCCGAGACTTTTGGGGAGGTGGCCGTGATGGGGCAAAGACGTGACATAAGGTGAGTGTAAGGTCATCTCTGAAAAGAAAACGGTGAACGCCCCAAGGAAGAGCTGGCAGGGAAGAAGACCAGTTGAGGAGAAAGTTGAGCAGCTAATGAATGTCCTTCACTGGTTGTCAAAGAAAGGCAGAGTAATGTTGGAGCCATTAGAACCTGGGTTGAATGCTGGCTCAGCCAGTTCCTAGCCATGGGCAAGTGTACCTATCCTCTGCAGCAGGAGTCCAAAAACTATAGTCTTTGGGTCAAATCCAACCCCTTTGGAACAAAGCCATACCCACTCATTACTTACTGTGTGCGGCTGCTTCCTCTAGAACAGCGGCGTTGAGTAGGTGTGACAGCTGCTCTTGATCAGCACCCTTCTTCATGAGGTTGTTACAAAACAAAGGAGGTGATACTTGCATGGTGCTTGGCAAGTAAGTGCCTGGCACTGAGTCAAGGACTCAAAAAGTGCTGGCTACTAGAGCTGCCACATACAGCGAGGCAGGTTGTGCACTGAACAACTCCAGGGCCTCACTCCTATAGATGAAACTATGAGTGGGGCCACCTCGTCAGCTGTTATTAATAAGCACTATTAAAATATCCAACTTCTAGTCTTGGATTGAGCATTCTCCTTAAAAACTGTACTAGTTAAATCAGTGGATTTTAACCCTGGCTGCATACTGACATCATTAGAAGGagtttaaaaaataccaatgtctgggcttccatggtggcgcagtggttgagagtccgcctgccgatgcaggggacacgggttcgtgccccgatcccggaagatcccacatgccgcggagcggctgggcccgcgagccatggccgcggagcctgtgtgtccggagcctgtgctccgcaacgggagaggccacagcagtgagaggcccgcgtacagcaaaaaaaaaaaaaaaaataccaatgtcTGAGTCTGATTTAATTAGCCTGGGAGACAGCTTGGCctttgggattttaaaaaactCCCCAAGGGGgtggagacaagatggcagagtagaaggacatgagctcacctcctctcatggaaACACCAAAGTCACAACTAAATGCTGAACAACCGTCAACAAAAGAATGCTGGGTGACTGTACCAGCATCCTGGGTGGTGCCTGAGACCTAGAGATTTGGAGCTGCCGGATGTCGCATCACGTCATGGGAGAGGACTttccaagatggcagaggaggaggaggacatggAGTTCATCTCTCCCCACAGACACATCAAGAACACACCTACAAACGGAACAAGtctcacagagcacctgctgaacactagcagaggaccCCCAGACTCCTAAAAGGATAAGAAAGATCCCCACATAACCGGGTAGGACAAAcaaaagaagaagggaagaggagaggaagcggGATGGGACCTGTGCCCCAGGTGGGGAACTGAAGGTGAGGAGGGGTTGCTGCATCTGGGGAAGGCCCCTCAcgggcagggagatcagctgggacagaaGGGGAGTCTCGGGGGCCTGGAGGAGAGCCCAGCAACCAGTCTGTGGCTGTCAGGACAGAGAGAGACCTACACAGATGGTCCGTGCCACAGCCCTGCATGCCCCAGCCTGAGATGGGTGTCCACCAGGGCTCATGGGGGCTGGAACGTGGGATTTGGAGAGCAGACCTGGGGGGGGGGACTGCTGTTGGCCGTgagaagacagcctgaggggatAGGACTGAGGAGCTCCTGCCCTGGGCGGCCTGCTCTCCCTGAGCGCTGCCTCGGCTCCTTCCTGCCTGATGGGCTCACGTGCTCCGGCACGCTCTGGAGCAGACTCTGGTGGGGGGACACACGCAGTAgtggggctgaaaccacagcCAAGTGCTGTGTGACTAAGGGGCCAGGGGCCctgtgactaaggaagaagagctgaaatctctcctcgtGGCTGTGTGAACCATGCAGATACACGTCCACTGACGGCTTCCTAAATTCAGCACCTGCGAAACATCAGAAAGGACAGCAAGGGCTCCTGCAGCTGGGACGGGTCTGgctttagcagctgtgggctCTGTGCGCACGTACACTTgggggctgggccaggccagagtctgagctgcctccaCAGCTCCCACCACGAGTCCAGGTGCATGActactgcagtcctgggacctgaTCTCAGTGGACCTGCACCGGTGGCCTGGTGAAAACAACGCCTGAGAGTCAACAAGGCCAATTGCTGGCATACCCACAATTAAGGTGGGACCGAGAGCAGTGCCAGcaacagtgtactttgtgagTCCGTACAACAGGCGAAAGGGGACACAACAGAGCATGTTCACAGGTGAACAGCTCCAGAGGAGGActatgcagtggcttctctcccagtgggagtTCTCCAGTCCCACTCACCTCACACCGCAGATCAGAgacacagctaagaaacagattTAGGGACCTCTACTCCAAAAACTAGGGAGTGGACTCTgcccctgacagggcagtgacaaccacagagcaaaggggaggccTCACGCAATAGCCAGGGCAGCCTCTGGTCACCAGAACACCAGTCGaaccccctatcaaggggataatggcacAAGCCTCAGGACCAACCtcagccaccagggggcagacaccaaaagcaagaggaactatgatcctgcagcctgcaaaaaggagaccacaaactcagtaagttagacaaaatgagacgataaagaaatatgttgcagatgaaggtgcaagataaaaacctataaGAACTAAATGAataggagataggcaatctacctgaaaaagaattcagagtaatgacagtaaagatgatccaagatcttggaaaaagaatggaggcacagatcaagaagatacaagaaatgtttctaaaaaacctagaagaactaaagaacaaacaatcagtgatgacaacacaataagtgaaatgaaaaatacactagaaggaatcaatagcagaataactgaggcagaagaccagataagtgagctggaagacagaatggaggaaatcactgccacagaatagaataaagaatgaaaagaaatgcagaaagtctcagaggcctctgggacaacattaaatgcaacaacattcaaattataggggtcccagaagaagaagaaaaagagaaagggc from Mesoplodon densirostris isolate mMesDen1 chromosome 10, mMesDen1 primary haplotype, whole genome shotgun sequence encodes the following:
- the FAM107A gene encoding actin-associated protein FAM107A produces the protein MAQRLGERVRGPSEATGLYRAVLLRSASMYSEIQRERADIGGLMARPEYREWNPELIKPKKLLNPVKASRSHQELHRELLMNHRRGLGVDSKPELQRVLEHRRRNQLIKKKKEELEAKRLQCPFEQELLKRQQRLSQLEKPPEKEEDHAPEFIKVRENLRRITTLTSEERAL